A window of the Scandinavium goeteborgense genome harbors these coding sequences:
- the kdpD gene encoding two-component system sensor histidine kinase KdpD, whose protein sequence is MTDEPFRPDPDRLLEQSSGWHRGKLKVFFGACAGVGKTYAMLQEAQRLRAQGLDILVGVVETHGRQETAAQLIGLATQPRKRIHYRGRQVEEFDLDAALARRPALILMDELAHTNAPGSRHPKRWQDVEELLEAGIDVFTTVNVQHLESLNDVVSGVTGIKVRETVPDPFFDSADEVVLVDLPPDDLRQRLHEGKVYIAGQAERAIEHFFRKGNLIALRELALRRTADRVDDQMRAWRDRQGEEKVWHTRDAILLCVGHSGGNEKLVRAAARLAAKFGTAWHAVYVETPDLHRLPESQRRNILSALRLAQELGAETATLSDPAEDKAILRYAREHNLGKIIIGRRNKRRWWSQESFADRLARRAPDLDLLIVALEEKPTTSPTRGTDNRPWLERWRVQLRGCLVAVVLCALITVFASHFLMAFDAANLVMLYLLGVVIVALFYGRWPSVLATFANVISFDLFFIAPRGTLAVSDVQYVLTFGVMLTVGLVIGNLTAGVRYQARVARYREQRTRHLYEMSKALATGRRAQDIAQTSEQFIHSTFQARSQVLLPNAEGGLHPLTDGNDITPWDDAIARWSFDKGQPAGAGTDTLPGVPYLILPLKSAEKTHGVVVVEPGNLRQLMIPEQQRLLETCTLLVASALERLALTASEEQSRLASERESIRNSLLAALSHDLRTPLTVLFGQAEILTLDLASEGSKHAPQANEIRQHVLNTTRLVNNLLDMARIQSGGFNLRKEWLTLEEVVGSAIRTLEMGLGGRHIQLTLGDPLTLIHVDGPLFERVLINLLENAAKYAGPSATIGISAERLPDRLQLDVWDSGPGIPAGQEQAIFAKFSRGHKESAIPGVGLGLAICQAIVDVHGGELHAFNRPEGGASFRVTLPLDAPPELDELLEEL, encoded by the coding sequence ATGACCGACGAGCCCTTTCGTCCCGATCCCGATCGCCTGCTGGAGCAATCCTCCGGCTGGCATCGCGGAAAACTGAAAGTCTTTTTTGGCGCCTGTGCAGGCGTAGGGAAAACCTACGCCATGTTGCAGGAAGCGCAGCGCCTGCGGGCGCAGGGGCTCGATATTCTGGTGGGCGTGGTGGAAACCCACGGACGCCAAGAGACCGCGGCACAGCTTATAGGGCTGGCGACTCAGCCCCGAAAACGCATTCACTATCGCGGTCGTCAGGTCGAAGAGTTTGACCTCGACGCCGCCCTCGCTCGCCGTCCGGCGCTGATCCTGATGGACGAACTGGCGCACACCAACGCGCCGGGTTCGCGTCACCCCAAACGCTGGCAGGATGTGGAAGAGCTGCTGGAAGCGGGCATCGACGTTTTTACCACCGTCAACGTGCAGCATCTTGAAAGCCTGAACGACGTGGTCAGCGGCGTGACCGGCATCAAAGTGCGCGAAACCGTACCGGATCCTTTTTTCGATTCTGCGGACGAAGTGGTGCTGGTGGACCTGCCGCCGGACGATCTGCGCCAGCGTTTGCACGAAGGCAAAGTGTATATCGCTGGACAGGCCGAGCGCGCCATCGAGCATTTCTTCCGCAAAGGTAATCTTATCGCCCTGCGCGAGCTGGCCCTGCGACGCACCGCCGACCGCGTGGATGACCAGATGCGTGCCTGGCGAGACCGGCAAGGCGAAGAAAAAGTCTGGCACACCCGCGACGCGATTCTGCTGTGTGTCGGTCACAGCGGCGGCAACGAAAAACTGGTGCGCGCCGCCGCCCGTCTGGCCGCCAAATTCGGCACCGCATGGCATGCGGTGTATGTCGAAACCCCCGATTTACACCGTCTGCCAGAATCCCAGCGCCGCAATATTCTCAGCGCGCTGCGTCTGGCGCAGGAGCTGGGTGCGGAAACCGCCACGCTGTCGGACCCGGCGGAAGACAAAGCGATTCTGCGCTACGCCCGCGAACATAACCTCGGCAAAATCATTATTGGCCGCCGCAACAAACGACGCTGGTGGAGCCAGGAGTCCTTCGCCGACAGGCTTGCACGCCGCGCGCCGGATCTCGATTTACTGATTGTCGCCCTTGAAGAAAAGCCGACCACCAGCCCGACCCGCGGCACCGATAATCGCCCATGGCTGGAACGCTGGCGCGTTCAGCTTCGCGGCTGCCTTGTGGCCGTGGTGCTCTGCGCCTTAATCACTGTCTTCGCCAGCCATTTCCTGATGGCGTTTGATGCCGCCAACCTGGTGATGCTCTATCTGCTCGGCGTGGTGATCGTGGCGTTGTTTTACGGGCGCTGGCCGTCGGTGCTGGCAACCTTCGCCAACGTCATCAGCTTCGATCTGTTCTTTATTGCCCCGCGCGGCACCCTCGCCGTCTCCGATGTGCAGTACGTGTTGACCTTCGGCGTGATGCTGACCGTCGGGCTGGTGATCGGCAATTTGACCGCCGGCGTGCGCTATCAGGCCCGCGTCGCACGCTACCGGGAACAGCGCACCCGGCATCTGTATGAGATGTCGAAAGCGCTGGCAACCGGCCGCCGTGCGCAGGATATTGCCCAGACCAGCGAGCAGTTTATTCACTCCACCTTCCAGGCGCGTAGCCAGGTGCTGCTACCCAACGCGGAAGGCGGGCTTCACCCTCTGACCGACGGGAACGACATCACGCCGTGGGACGACGCTATCGCCCGCTGGAGCTTTGACAAAGGCCAGCCTGCGGGTGCGGGAACCGACACCCTACCCGGCGTTCCGTATCTTATTCTTCCGCTGAAAAGCGCCGAGAAAACCCACGGCGTGGTGGTGGTTGAGCCGGGCAATTTGCGCCAATTGATGATCCCCGAACAGCAGCGGCTGCTGGAAACCTGTACCTTGCTAGTCGCCAGCGCGCTGGAACGTCTGGCGCTCACCGCCAGCGAAGAGCAATCGCGGCTGGCGAGCGAACGAGAAAGCATTCGCAACTCGCTGCTGGCGGCGCTTTCCCATGACTTACGCACGCCGTTGACGGTGCTTTTTGGTCAGGCGGAAATTCTGACGCTGGATTTGGCCAGCGAAGGGTCGAAACACGCTCCGCAGGCCAACGAAATTCGTCAACACGTGTTGAATACCACCCGGCTGGTCAACAATCTGCTCGATATGGCGCGTATTCAGTCCGGTGGATTTAACCTGCGCAAAGAGTGGCTGACGCTGGAAGAAGTGGTGGGCAGCGCCATTCGCACCCTGGAAATGGGCCTCGGCGGGCGGCATATTCAGCTGACGCTGGGCGACCCGCTAACGCTGATTCACGTCGATGGCCCGCTATTTGAACGGGTGCTGATTAACCTGCTGGAAAACGCCGCGAAGTACGCGGGCCCGTCGGCCACCATCGGCATTTCCGCCGAACGCCTGCCCGATCGGTTGCAGCTGGACGTGTGGGACTCAGGCCCCGGCATCCCTGCTGGTCAGGAACAGGCAATCTTTGCTAAATTCTCCCGAGGCCATAAGGAATCCGCGATTCCTGGCGTAGGGCTTGGCCTCGCGATTTGCCAGGCGATTGTTGATGTACACGGCGGCGAGCTGCATGCGTTTAATCGCCCCGAAGGCGGGGCCAGCTTCAGGGTCACGCTGCCGCTGGATGCGCCCCCAGAGCTGGATGAACTTCTTGAGGAACTGTGA
- the kdpE gene encoding two-component system response regulator KdpE: MINVLIVEDEQAIRRFLRSALEADGLRVHEAETLQRGLLEAATRKPDLVILDLGLPDGDGIEFIRDFRQWSQVPVIVLSARAEETDKITALDAGADDYLSKPFGIGELQARLRVALRRHGNAEQNQPVVRFADIQVDIANHRIQRGEEQIHLTPIEFRLLAVLLNNHGKVLTQRQLLSQVWGPNAVEHSHYLRIYMGHLRQKLEIDPARPQHLLTETGIGYRFML; this comes from the coding sequence GTGATTAACGTACTTATCGTTGAAGATGAACAGGCGATTCGCCGTTTTCTGCGCAGCGCGCTGGAAGCCGATGGCCTTCGCGTGCACGAAGCGGAAACCCTGCAACGTGGGCTACTGGAAGCGGCCACGCGCAAACCCGACCTGGTGATCCTCGATCTCGGTTTACCGGATGGCGACGGCATTGAGTTCATCCGCGATTTCCGTCAGTGGAGCCAGGTGCCGGTCATTGTGCTTTCCGCCCGCGCCGAAGAGACCGACAAAATTACCGCGCTCGACGCCGGGGCCGACGATTATCTCAGCAAGCCGTTTGGCATTGGCGAGTTGCAGGCGCGCCTGCGGGTGGCACTTCGTCGACATGGGAATGCGGAACAAAACCAGCCTGTGGTGCGCTTCGCCGATATTCAGGTCGATATCGCCAATCACCGCATTCAGCGCGGTGAAGAACAAATCCATCTAACACCGATTGAGTTTCGCCTGCTGGCGGTGCTGCTCAACAACCATGGCAAAGTGCTGACTCAGCGACAGTTATTAAGTCAGGTCTGGGGTCCGAATGCGGTTGAGCACAGTCACTATCTGCGCATTTATATGGGCCATTTACGCCAGAAACTGGAAATTGATCCGGCGCGGCCGCAGCATTTGCTGACCGAAACCGGAATTGGTTATCGGTTCATGCTTTAA
- the ybfF gene encoding esterase has translation MKLNSRAQTAQNLHTNSPIVLVHGLFGSLDNLGILARDLVADHDILQVDMRNHGLSPRDPHMTYAAMAQDLVDTLDANGIEKAILIGHSMGGKAVMAFTALAPERVEKLVAIDIAPVAYQVRRHDEIFAAINAVTDAGVSSRQQAADVMRQHIDEEGVIQFLLKSFVDGAWRFNVPVLWDQYPHIVGWEPIPAWDHPALFIPGGNSPYVTAEYRDTLLAQFPQARAHVIAGAGHWVHAEKPDAVLRAIRRYLAE, from the coding sequence ATGAAATTAAACAGCCGAGCGCAAACTGCACAAAACCTGCACACTAATTCTCCCATCGTCCTTGTTCACGGTCTTTTCGGTAGCCTTGATAACCTCGGGATCCTTGCCCGGGATCTGGTCGCCGACCACGATATCCTGCAAGTCGACATGCGTAACCACGGTCTTTCTCCTCGCGATCCGCACATGACCTATGCCGCCATGGCGCAGGATCTGGTTGATACGCTCGATGCGAACGGCATTGAGAAAGCCATTCTGATAGGCCATTCAATGGGCGGTAAAGCGGTGATGGCGTTTACGGCGCTGGCCCCTGAACGCGTTGAAAAGCTGGTGGCGATTGATATCGCACCGGTGGCTTATCAGGTGCGTCGTCACGATGAGATTTTTGCCGCGATTAACGCCGTGACCGACGCGGGTGTGTCCAGCCGCCAGCAGGCCGCAGACGTCATGCGCCAGCATATAGATGAAGAAGGCGTGATTCAGTTCCTGCTGAAGTCGTTCGTCGACGGGGCATGGCGCTTTAACGTGCCGGTGTTGTGGGATCAGTACCCGCATATCGTCGGTTGGGAACCGATTCCCGCCTGGGACCACCCTGCCCTGTTTATCCCTGGTGGCAATTCGCCTTACGTCACTGCGGAGTATCGCGATACGTTGCTGGCGCAGTTCCCGCAGGCCCGCGCACACGTCATCGCGGGTGCCGGACACTGGGTCCATGCAGAAAAACCGGATGCGGTACTGCGTGCGATTCGCCGTTACCTGGCAGAATGA
- the kdpB gene encoding potassium-transporting ATPase subunit KdpB, whose amino-acid sequence MSRKQTAIFEPALVRQALLDAVKKLSPAVQWRNPVMFIVWLGSVLTTLLAVAMAFGKIPGSAGFTGAISIWLWFTVLFANVAEALAEGRSKAQANSLKGIQKTSFARKLRAPQHDAQVDHVPADDLRKGDIVLVEAGDIIPCDGEVIEGGASVDESAITGESAPVIRESGGDFASVTGGTRILSDWLVIRCSVNPGETFLDRMIAMVEGAQRRKTPNEIALTILLVALTIVFLLATATLWPFSAYGGTAVSVTVLVALLVCLIPTTIGGLLSAIGVAGMSRMLGANVIATSGRAVEAAGDVDVLLLDKTGTITLGNRQASQFLPAPGVDEKTLADAAQLASLADETPEGRSIVVLAKQRFNLRERDVQDLQATFVPFTAQTRMSGINIHDRMIRKGSVDAIRRHVEANNGHFPPQVDTLVEGVARQGGTPLVVVEGATVLGVIALKDIVKGGIKERFAQLRKMGIKTVMITGDNRLTAAAIAAEAGVDDFLAEATPEAKLALIRQYQAEGRLVAMTGDGTNDAPALAQADVAVAMNSGTQAAKEAGNMVDLDSNPTKLIEVVHIGKQMLMTRGSLTTFSIANDVAKYFAIIPAAFAATYPQLNALNVMHLHSPASAILSAVIFNALIIVFLIPLALKGVSYKPLTAAAMLRRNLWIYGLGGLLVPFIGIKVIDLVLTLFGLV is encoded by the coding sequence ATGAGTCGTAAGCAAACGGCAATTTTTGAACCGGCCCTGGTTCGCCAGGCCCTGCTGGATGCCGTAAAAAAACTGAGTCCAGCCGTACAGTGGCGCAACCCGGTGATGTTTATCGTCTGGCTGGGCAGCGTGCTGACGACCTTGCTCGCCGTGGCGATGGCCTTTGGAAAAATTCCCGGTAGCGCCGGGTTTACGGGGGCAATCAGCATCTGGCTGTGGTTTACCGTGCTGTTCGCCAACGTCGCCGAAGCGCTGGCGGAAGGCCGTAGCAAGGCGCAGGCCAACAGCCTGAAAGGTATCCAGAAAACGTCTTTCGCCCGCAAACTGCGCGCGCCGCAGCATGATGCTCAGGTCGATCACGTTCCGGCGGATGACCTGCGCAAAGGCGATATCGTGCTGGTAGAGGCTGGCGACATCATCCCCTGCGACGGTGAAGTCATCGAGGGCGGTGCGTCGGTGGATGAAAGCGCGATTACCGGCGAATCCGCGCCGGTTATCCGCGAATCCGGCGGCGACTTCGCCTCGGTCACCGGCGGCACGCGCATTCTTTCCGACTGGCTGGTTATCCGTTGCAGCGTCAACCCTGGCGAAACCTTCCTTGACCGGATGATCGCCATGGTCGAAGGCGCACAGCGTCGTAAAACGCCAAACGAAATCGCCCTGACCATTTTGCTGGTCGCGCTGACCATCGTGTTCCTGCTGGCTACCGCCACCCTGTGGCCGTTCTCGGCGTACGGAGGGACCGCGGTCAGCGTGACGGTCCTGGTCGCATTGCTGGTGTGTCTGATCCCGACCACCATCGGCGGGCTGCTGTCGGCAATCGGCGTGGCCGGGATGAGCCGGATGCTCGGTGCCAACGTGATTGCCACCAGCGGCCGTGCGGTTGAAGCGGCGGGCGATGTGGACGTGCTGCTGCTGGATAAAACCGGCACCATCACTCTCGGCAACCGCCAGGCGTCTCAGTTCCTGCCTGCGCCGGGTGTCGATGAGAAAACCCTCGCCGATGCCGCGCAGCTGGCATCGCTGGCCGACGAAACACCGGAAGGCCGCAGTATCGTGGTGCTGGCTAAACAGCGCTTCAATCTGCGCGAACGCGACGTGCAGGATTTGCAGGCCACGTTTGTGCCGTTTACCGCCCAGACCCGCATGAGCGGCATCAATATCCACGACCGCATGATCCGTAAAGGCTCCGTGGATGCGATTCGTCGTCACGTGGAAGCCAACAACGGGCATTTCCCACCGCAAGTCGACACCTTAGTCGAAGGCGTGGCGCGTCAGGGTGGCACCCCGCTGGTGGTGGTAGAAGGTGCGACGGTGCTCGGCGTGATTGCGCTGAAGGATATCGTCAAAGGCGGCATTAAAGAGCGTTTCGCGCAGCTACGCAAAATGGGCATAAAAACGGTGATGATCACCGGCGATAACCGTCTGACGGCCGCCGCCATTGCCGCCGAAGCGGGCGTGGATGATTTTCTGGCAGAAGCGACGCCGGAAGCCAAACTGGCGCTAATTCGTCAGTATCAGGCGGAAGGTCGTCTGGTGGCGATGACCGGGGACGGCACCAACGACGCCCCGGCGTTAGCGCAGGCCGACGTGGCCGTGGCGATGAACTCCGGAACCCAGGCCGCAAAAGAAGCGGGCAACATGGTCGATCTGGATTCCAACCCGACCAAGCTGATTGAAGTGGTGCACATCGGTAAACAGATGCTGATGACCCGCGGATCGCTAACCACCTTCAGTATTGCCAACGATGTGGCGAAGTATTTTGCCATCATCCCGGCAGCGTTTGCAGCCACCTATCCGCAGCTCAACGCGCTGAACGTGATGCACCTGCATTCGCCCGCGTCGGCCATTCTTAGCGCCGTTATCTTTAACGCCCTGATCATCGTGTTCCTGATCCCACTGGCGTTAAAAGGCGTGAGTTACAAGCCGTTGACGGCGGCGGCGATGCTTCGCCGCAACCTGTGGATTTACGGTCTCGGTGGCCTGCTGGTGCCGTTCATCGGTATCAAAGTGATTGACCTGGTGCTGACCCTGTTTGGTCTGGTGTAA
- the kdpC gene encoding potassium-transporting ATPase subunit KdpC: protein MATLRPALVVLIFLTLITGGVYPLLTTALGQWWFADQANGSLIHQDNQIRGSHLIGQQFSAPGYFHGRPSATANSPYNPEASGGSNLAGSNPELDKEVAARVAQLRQDNPQADAQVPVELVTASASGLDYSLTPQSVNWQIPRVAQARHVSVETLTTLVAAHTQQPLVSFLGQPVVNIVELNMALDALKQP from the coding sequence ATGGCGACGTTACGCCCTGCTCTGGTAGTGCTGATTTTTTTAACCCTGATCACCGGCGGCGTATACCCGCTGCTGACCACCGCGCTTGGACAATGGTGGTTCGCCGATCAGGCCAACGGCTCGTTGATTCATCAGGACAACCAGATTCGTGGTTCGCACTTGATTGGTCAGCAGTTTTCCGCGCCGGGATATTTTCACGGCCGCCCTTCCGCCACCGCCAATAGCCCCTATAATCCAGAGGCATCCGGCGGCAGCAATCTGGCGGGCAGTAATCCGGAGCTGGATAAAGAAGTGGCGGCACGGGTGGCGCAGCTGCGTCAGGACAATCCGCAGGCAGACGCGCAGGTTCCCGTCGAACTGGTGACGGCCTCCGCGAGCGGGCTGGATTACAGCCTGACGCCGCAGTCGGTAAATTGGCAAATACCGCGCGTGGCACAGGCCCGTCACGTCTCTGTAGAAACGCTGACGACGCTGGTTGCCGCACACACGCAGCAACCGCTGGTGAGTTTCCTCGGCCAGCCGGTGGTGAACATTGTTGAGCTGAACATGGCGCTGGATGCCCTGAAACAACCGTAA
- the seqA gene encoding replication initiation negative regulator SeqA — protein sequence MKTIEVDDELYGFIASHTKHIGESASDILRRMLKFSAVSQAAAATVAKETPAPASAPVVAAVKKVSSPKDNVRAMRELMLSDEYAEQKKAVNRFLLVLTTLYSLDSKAFALATESLHGRTRVYFASDEATLLKNGNQTKPKQVPETPYWVITNTNTGRKCSMVEHIMQSMQFPAELIEKVCGTI from the coding sequence ATGAAAACGATCGAAGTTGATGACGAACTCTACGGCTTTATTGCCAGCCACACTAAGCACATTGGCGAGAGCGCATCCGACATTTTGCGACGTATGCTGAAATTTTCTGCCGTATCGCAAGCGGCAGCAGCAACCGTAGCCAAAGAAACCCCGGCACCCGCGTCTGCACCGGTCGTCGCCGCGGTTAAAAAAGTGTCTTCACCGAAAGATAATGTTCGTGCCATGCGCGAGCTGATGCTTTCTGACGAATACGCCGAGCAGAAAAAAGCGGTCAACCGCTTCCTGCTGGTGCTGACTACACTTTACTCCTTAGACAGCAAAGCATTTGCTCTGGCTACCGAGTCGCTGCATGGCCGTACGCGCGTTTACTTCGCCTCTGACGAAGCGACGCTGCTGAAAAACGGCAATCAGACCAAGCCTAAGCAGGTGCCAGAAACCCCATACTGGGTAATCACCAACACCAATACCGGTCGTAAATGCAGCATGGTCGAACACATCATGCAGTCAATGCAGTTCCCCGCGGAATTAATTGAAAAGGTTTGCGGCACCATCTAA
- the pgm gene encoding phosphoglucomutase (alpha-D-glucose-1,6-bisphosphate-dependent): protein MATHNRAGQPAQQSDLINVAQLTSQYYVLKPEVGNAEHAVKFGTSGHRGSAARHSFNEPHILAIAQAIAEERAKNGVTGPCYVGKDTHALSEPAIISVLEVLAANGVDVIVQENNGYTPTPAVSNAILVHNKKGGAQADGIVITPSHNPPDDGGIKYNPPNGGPADTNVTKVVEDRANSLLADGLNGVKRMSLDAAYASGHIKEQDLVQPFIEGLADIVDIKAIQKAGLKLGVDPLGGSGIEYWKRIAEFYKLDLTIVNDHVDQTFRFMHLDKDGAIRMDCSSECAMAGLLALRDKFDLAFANDPDYDRHGIVTPAGLMNPNHYLAVAINYLFQHRPQWGKDVAVGKTLVSSAMIDRVVEDLGRKLVEVPVGFKWFVDGLFDGSFGFGGEESAGASFLRFDGTPWSTDKDGIIMCLLAAEITAVTGKNPQQHYDELAARFGAPSYNRLQASATSAQKAALSKLSPEMVSADTLAGDPITARLTAAPGNGASIGGLKVMTKNGWFAARPSGTEDAYKIYCESFLGAEHRKLIEKEAVEIVSEVLKNA from the coding sequence ATGGCAACTCATAACCGTGCGGGTCAGCCTGCACAACAGAGTGATTTGATCAACGTCGCCCAGCTGACGTCTCAGTACTACGTACTGAAGCCGGAAGTGGGTAACGCAGAACATGCGGTAAAATTCGGGACGTCCGGTCACCGTGGTAGCGCTGCGCGTCACAGCTTCAACGAACCGCATATCCTGGCCATTGCGCAGGCGATTGCGGAAGAACGTGCAAAAAATGGCGTTACCGGGCCGTGTTACGTCGGTAAAGATACCCACGCCCTGTCAGAGCCCGCGATCATTTCCGTACTGGAAGTGCTGGCGGCCAACGGTGTCGACGTGATTGTGCAGGAAAACAACGGCTACACCCCAACGCCTGCGGTTTCCAACGCTATCCTGGTTCACAATAAAAAAGGCGGCGCCCAGGCTGATGGCATCGTCATCACCCCGTCCCACAACCCGCCGGACGATGGCGGTATCAAGTACAACCCACCAAACGGCGGCCCGGCTGATACCAACGTCACCAAAGTGGTAGAAGACCGCGCAAACTCCTTACTGGCTGATGGCCTGAACGGTGTGAAGCGCATGTCTCTGGATGCAGCGTATGCGTCCGGGCATATCAAAGAGCAAGATTTGGTTCAGCCGTTCATCGAAGGGCTGGCGGATATCGTTGATATCAAAGCGATTCAGAAAGCGGGCCTGAAGCTGGGTGTTGATCCGCTGGGCGGTTCTGGGATCGAATACTGGAAGCGTATCGCGGAGTTCTACAAGCTTGATCTGACCATCGTGAACGATCACGTCGATCAGACTTTCCGCTTCATGCACCTCGACAAAGACGGCGCGATCCGCATGGATTGCTCTTCAGAGTGTGCGATGGCGGGCCTGCTGGCGCTGCGTGACAAATTCGACCTGGCGTTTGCCAATGACCCGGATTATGACCGTCATGGTATCGTGACGCCGGCCGGTCTGATGAACCCGAATCATTACCTGGCCGTGGCGATCAACTATCTGTTCCAGCATCGTCCACAATGGGGCAAAGATGTCGCCGTGGGTAAAACCCTGGTGTCGTCTGCGATGATTGACCGCGTGGTTGAAGATTTGGGCCGCAAGCTGGTGGAAGTACCGGTGGGCTTCAAATGGTTTGTTGATGGTCTGTTTGACGGTAGCTTTGGTTTTGGCGGCGAAGAGAGCGCGGGTGCATCGTTCCTGCGTTTCGACGGCACTCCGTGGTCTACCGATAAAGATGGGATCATCATGTGCCTGCTGGCGGCTGAAATCACCGCCGTCACCGGCAAAAACCCGCAGCAGCATTACGACGAACTGGCCGCGCGCTTTGGCGCACCGAGCTATAACCGTCTGCAAGCCTCTGCGACTTCAGCCCAGAAAGCCGCGCTGTCTAAGCTTTCTCCGGAAATGGTGAGCGCCGATACGCTGGCTGGTGACCCTATCACCGCACGTCTGACGGCGGCTCCGGGTAACGGCGCATCCATCGGCGGTCTGAAAGTGATGACTAAAAACGGTTGGTTTGCAGCACGTCCATCCGGCACCGAAGACGCCTACAAAATCTATTGCGAAAGCTTCCTCGGCGCTGAGCACCGTAAGCTGATTGAGAAAGAAGCGGTAGAGATTGTCAGCGAAGTGCTGAAAAACGCGTAG